The following coding sequences are from one Nicotiana tomentosiformis chromosome 3, ASM39032v3, whole genome shotgun sequence window:
- the LOC104110150 gene encoding uncharacterized protein isoform X2, producing MERGKLSPKNPGVCSEEAKHLPVCECGFKMLDSCFLSKTKMLEIEKGANDFNIPIIRSNRKLVATTDGGLHNPSCLVFNSAWKVQQLENEPNKKLNYPSPAAGIERPKSDEDIAFMSILELGQLLKANLITSVELTGIFLKRLKRYGPVLESVITITEELAYKQAKEADQLLAEGKYLGPLHGIPYGLKDIIAVPNYNTTWGSTSFKDQVLDIEAWVYKRLKSEGAVLVAKLVTGSLAYDDVWFGGRTRNPWNIKEYSTGSSAGPASCTSAGLVPFAIGSETAGSITYPASRCGVTALRPTFGAVGRTGVMSIAESLDKLGPFCRNAVDCVIVLDAIRGKDPDDVSSRDIPFSDPFSVDITKLTVGYLEDAEMEVVHVLQSKGVNMVPFNLSYTVDSAQGILNFTMDVEMLAHFDKWQRSNLDDEYEAQDQWPIELRRARAVSAVDYLQAQRARGKLIQQVRESFKVDAFIGNATDWEKVCVGNLVGIPVVVVPTGFKKISDAPSNDTRRRTTITTGIYAPPDRDHIALALAMAYQSATNHHKQRPPIDDLGANDSILDKPKSL from the exons CCAAACATCTTCCAGTTTGTGAATGTGGATTCAAAATGTTGGACTCCTGCTTCTTGAGTAAGACTAAG ATGCTTGAAATCGAAAAGGGCGCAAACGACTTTAACATACCTATAATCAGATCCAACCGAAAGTTGGTTGCCACTACTGACGGAGGTCTGCATAACCCTTCTTGTTTAGTCTTCAATTCTGCATGGAAGGTCCAACAACTAGAAAATGAACCAAACAAAAAGCTCAATTATCCGTCACCTGCTGCTGGTATAGAAAGACCGAAAAGTGATGAGGATATCGCATTCATGAGT ATTCTTGAACTTGGGCAACTTCTCAAGGCTAATCTAATCACATCAGTGGAGCTGACTGGAATTTTCTTGAAGAGACTGAAGAG GTATGGTCCTGTCCTTGAATCCGTCATTACAATTACTGAAGAATTAGCATATAAACAAGCAAAAGAGGCGGATCAACTGCTTGCTGAAGGCAAATATTTGG GTCCTCTTCATGGGATTCCCTATGGTCTGAAGGACATCATAGCGGTACCTAACTATAACACAACATGGGGTTCAACATCTTTTAAAGACCAAGTTCTTGATATTGAAGCTTGGGTTTATAAGAG GCTGAAATCCGAGGGAGCAGTTCTTGTTGCAAAGTTAGTAACTGGTTCTTTAGCATACGATGACGTCTGGTTTGGTGGTAGAACAAGAAACCCGTGGAATATTAAGGAATATTCTACAGGTTCATCAGCAGGGCCTGCTTCTTGCACCTCAGCAG GTTTGGTTCCATTTGCAATCGGTTCAGAAACTGCCGGCTCTATTACCTATCCAGCTTCTCGCTGTGGCGTGACAGCACTGCGGCCCACTTTTGGAGCTGTTGGTCGAACGGGTGTTATGAGCATAGCCGAAAGCTTG GATAAATTAGGCCCTTTTTGTAGAAATGCTGTGGATTGTGTGATTGTTCTGGATGCCATTCGGGGAAAGGACCCAGATGATGTTTCATCCAGAGACATACCCTTTAGCGATCCATTCTCCGTTGATATCACAAAACTTACTGTTGGATATCTTGAGGATGCTGAGATGGAA GTTGTTCATGTACTTCAATCAAAGGGAGTGAATATGGTCCCGTTTAACCTGAGTTACACTGTTGATTCTGCCCAAGGTATCCTCAATTTCACAATGGATGTTGAGATGCTGGCTCACTTCGACAAATGGCAGCGGTCAAATCTGGATGATGAATATGAAGCCCAAGATCAGTGGCCTATTGAACTTCGCCGAGCACGTGCCGTATCTGCGGTTGACTATCTTCAG GCACAAAGGGCTAGAGGTAAATTGATTCAGCAAGTGAGAGAAAGTTTCAAAGTTGACGCGTTTATTGGAAATGCAACTGATTGGGAGAAAGTTTGTGTTGGCAATCTTGTGGGTATCCCAGTAGTAGTTGTTCCGACAGGATTCAAAAAGATATCTGATGCACCGTCAAATGATACTCGCAGGAGAACAACAATCACTACAGGCATATATGCTCCTCCAGACCGTGATCATATC GCCTTAGCTTTAGCAATGGCTTATCAATCAGCCACCAATCATCATAAGCAGCGGCCACCAATTGATGACCTTGGGGCAAATGATTCTATACTAGACAAACCAAAATCTTTGTAG